AGATCAGCTCAATGGTTCCTCTACTACTAAACAGCAGCAACCTCCATCTCATGttaagaagaaaagaaacctACCCGGAACTCCAGGTTATAAATTTCATCTAGTTTATGGAATTACTTTGATCATGACTCATATCATCATATCTTGATTTTGAgtatttcatctctctctctctctctctctctctctctctctgtgcatgGTGATGATCTTTTTGCACCGACAGCCATTTGATTCAAATCAATCAATTGGATTTGAAGTATTGGCCTGGTTTGTTGAAATCAAGTGTGATGTTGTAGAAATGGGAAAGAAACAAGAGCGTTCCTTGGTTTTAACATGCTTATGAGTCCAGCATGATTTTAATAACTGGACATGATGTTCTTCAACgtttgtttttcagtttttctttaatttccttttgtatttatttggctttagattttctaaaaaaactCGATCTTTCAGTAATTTgatccattgaatttctagatcatcttccattaaaaaaaatgattaggTGGGTTTAATTCCaagaataaaaacaacaaaaaaacatcAAGCTGCCGTTCTTCATGGCCTGTCACATGCTGCTATTTTGGAATTTCTTGTCATGCGTCTATATTAATTTCTTAGTGAAAGGACGAAAATAAAGACTaatttggaataaaatttaattcagTTCAAGTAGCCATAAAGTCATGGGTTTTccgattttctttattttctttttgtgtaaTGAAAATGGTGAATTATTGATGTGTAATGAAGTAGTTGGAAGGGATTCTTCAATTATTGGATAGCTTGGGATTAGTACAATCATTGTAGTGGACTGTTGGCTTGCCTTGGCCGCcctcctcctttttctttatcttgGTTTTGACTGTTTGATGAGGTAAAAGAGCTGAACATCCTTaattactacaaaaaaaaagtgatgatcTGTAGGTTgaggttcctctctctctctctctctcaaagattCTCTTGTTTCCACCGACCGATCGAGCGCCCAAAATATTAGCTTTGAAGGATAggattattttgtttcaaacacTGCTTTTTAGTGTCTTGTCATTGGGTAGTACTCTACACTCATATTTTGGTTCATGTGTACGTGTCTaagcattcatttgaaaaaagagatgaaaatataattaatcacttcaaaaatacagaaattaattaaatgtttctttgaaaaaataaaaaacattataattcGAGTTTAATGCGTTACATACttataataatttgtacaaaatctctctctgtatatatatatatatgtatatatatatgcagatccAACAGCTGAAGTCATCTCTCTATCACCAAACACCCTTATGGCTACAAATAGATTTGTTTGTGAAATTTGCAAAAAGGGGTTCCAAAGGGACCAAAACCTTCAACTGCATCGGCGAGGCCATAATCTACCATGGAAGCTTAAGCAAAGAACGAGCAATGAAATCAGAAAGCGGGTGTATGTTTGCCCAGAAACTTCATGTGTACATCACAACCCGGCTCGTGCATTAGGTGATCTTACTGGCATTAAAAAGCATTTTAGTAGAAAACATGGGgagaaaaaatggaaatgtgAGAAGTGCTCCAAGAAGTATGCAGTGCAGTCTGATTGGAAAGCTCATTCAAAGACCTGTGGAACTAGGGAATACAAATGTGACTGTGGCACCATCTTCTCCAGGTTTTGATTGTCAATTTATTCATCCATCTAAGACCTTTTTTTCGAGTTCTACTACATACAAgacataattaatacaacttgtTTTAAgattcattacaattttaaaacaagttaaaatattaatgcctcgtttgtttttgtagatgagatgagattggataaattaagataaaagttagaagttgaataaaatattattataatatatttttttaatattagataagatgagacgagaatggttgtgaaaataaataaggcATAATAGTACTTTCTTATATAGTACAATAGCGGATGCGAAAACCTCTTACGTTAATAATGTGTTTGgtatgtcaaaaaaaaaaaaaaacttgcaaattgattttccctttttttggtATGGTCGCATGATATATGAAGATTATTGTCTTGAGaatacagtttttttttccctcatcaTGAATGATCAATAAGATAATTATGTTCAAAAAGTGCTAGCATGCTTTAGTTGAAATCTTTGTTAATTTGACTAAATGCCCTAAATAAAGTTGTTTAGTTGATCGAAGTCCTTATCTTTCGTTTCTGTAATTGACATGGATCGACACTCGTTGcaataaaatatacaactttACAGAACCTTGATTGCTCAATTAAGGgggaaaaaattaaaggaattcaCTAAAATAAGTACCtatcaaatctctctctctctctctctctctctctctctctctctctctctgtgtgtgtgtctgtgatCATCTTTTTACTTCTCTATAATTATTACGCAGGAGAGATAGCTTCATCACTCACAGAGCCTTCTGTGATGCCCTATCTGAAGAAAACAACAAAGTAAAGCAAGGATTATTGTCCCACACTCGACCAAATCTACAAGTCCAGGTCTCGGAGCTCATGTCCTCAGTACCCATGATCAACAGCATTAATCCAAACCCATCAAGCACTACTGGAACATCCGGATTCGACCAATCTGCAGATACTAAATCTCCATTATTGCTGCCCCAAGAACTCATGACTTTCCCTACAAAGCCCTTGAACATGACTAGTACTGCTGGAAGCCTCTTTAGCAGTCCCAGAAGCATTTCTTCTCCCCCAGCTTTCTCCCTTCATGAGCCCAAAACGAGTTCTTCTTCAACCATTTTTAAGGGAAATGGACACCAATTAGGTGGCTCACCCCACATGTCCGCTACAGCATTGTTGCAGAAAGCTGCTCAAATGGGCGCAACCGTGAGTAATAGTGGCATGAACAGTAGTACATTGATGCAGAATAACTTTGTTACAAGCATGGCCCCGGCATCGTTTGATCAATCATTTGTAAACCAGTTCATCCAAAAAGGCCAACAAGAAATCTCATCACATGAGTTTCTCAACGCAAATCGCATGCTTGATAACTTGGGAATTATGAGCAATATGGGAATGCTAAGCAATCTCGTTGATCAAAACAATCCATTGATGAAGAACGTAAAGCAAGACATGAACAGCAACAGTAATACCGGATTGCATGGTGGAAACTCAAATGCAGGGTTCGGTACTAGTACTAGAGCATCCGTAAGAGAAGGTAATGGGAGTAGAAGTACTGGGGATATGATGACCGTGGATTTCTTGGGGATCGGAGGAGCAGCAAGACATGGGAGTTTTTAtgaacaacaacaagaagaaatggCTTTTGAAGACGGAAATATTGGTCAAAGAATTGATCAGGGATTGAGTCACTTTCATGAGCAACGAACACTGATGGAAAAAACCATGTGGGAGGTTTGACAatatgaattctttttttttttttttttccaactttcTTGATCATCAACGCCTACTCCCTTCTTGCAAAAGGCTTTCTAGCTAGCAAGTAGTCCATGATCATgtaatgaatattttccatatattttcTAATTCCCTTGTAACTTTGGTGCCGAAGTGACGTACTTGCGGCCATGCATGAAAAGAAACCGAAAGTGTCTTGCTAAAGAGTGAGGCATATTGGACGTACCTTAGCTGTCTTTCTTTAAACGCATTTGGAAGGAACAATTGATAGTTTTGAATTAATTCACAAGTCTCTGGGGGTTGATCATGCGCGCGAGGTCTACGATCGAGCGTTAATCTTGGACTacattaatttctttcttttatcttttcagataatatatatctttatccATGCCATAAggaaaaagttcaaactcaACGCATTTGGAGTACTACTACGCCTCAATGGATTGCGAAAAGCGGAAcgtttccatatatatatatatatatatgcatgcaaataCAATTTACATTATGGGTTACAAAAGGATTAAACAAACAGTAATTTGAATGCTAAATTACCAGTACCCCATGTTTCATTTTACGCCCTAAATAATGAAAAACACTTATATGTGATCATTTATTTTCGAAATCATCATTTGTctcaaaaattgaaattgataaaaaaaaaaaaaaaaaaaaagacttgtttatttgtattatattcttaacactctTCGGTCCTCACATCATGTGGCCCAAACTCTCTCTCAATTAGTGGGTCCaatacgtaaaatatttaattaaataaaaaatagtatagaGTCAGGATTTAAATTTAAgacctctgctctgataccatgtgaaatcactactaattatcccaaaagtttaaactgatgcATGGGAAGAGGTAGACGTATATAATGCGACATAATTGatcattttctatcaaaatgagtATATTATTGGTCCAAATAACCCGtcacaaattatcatttttcttatagctAGCATGCAACTCAACCTTATATATATCTTTCGGTTTTCAATATAAACTATATGCCAAGGTCCTTTGGACCAAATAACACAAGGTTCTGGTCTCCAGACAAGAGAAACTGGTTCGAACCCCGCCCACccctgtataaaaaaaaaatgtgcattgAATTCATTCGATGGTTTAAAATCATGTAGTGTGATAAAAATCCGACAATAGGTTAAGATCGGAAATATTTTGCGACAAAAACAACTAATTTCTTAGGACTAAGAACTTGGTGATCTAGAAAACACATTTTTGACGTTGTCGTGAGAGTAAAAACATAAGTttaaagaaaataggaaaaaaaaaaaattggaatttGTTTGAGAGGACACGTACGCTATAGTACTCCTAGCCAGAACTCTGAACCAAAAACAATGACGACCACCAAAACTAGATAAGCTTTATCTAGGAGTGAAAAAGCAAGCTGGcattatctatatatctataaaagCATTTTGCACCATCGAAAAGATTCAGCCCACttcacaaatttattttcttttgaaattcttggCCTGATTAAACTACTCTCAATTTCCCTCAGAATGACTAAACAATTCAAATCGTGCATCATGACACACTGCTCGTACTGGTTTTTGTGATATTCAACCACATAAATCCATTATTTGTGTTTTGTACACGACAACGATCGAGGAAAAACACATGCTATGTACATATAATGAGCTATTCCGGtcccaaccaaacaagaaaagcAAGATATGGCACTGCAAAACTACCACTTTCATGCATTCAAAAAGGTGCATTTTCACCGGGTTTTTATGACACACTCCTCCGGTGACCAGAAAGAGAGTGTTCAAGAGGTGACAACCCGGCCGACTGGTGGAAGGTCTCCAGCAGAACAATTTGCACCGCTAGCAATGACGTTTGGTCGGCGGCTGGTAGTCGGCGTTGGGTCAGCCTCCCTAGTGGCTCTTGGTGCAAATTTTGGTGGGGTAACAAGTTTTCTTCTCGGATTATCGCCGGAAACTGGGAGGAATCTGAAGCTAGATGTGGTTTATCCTATTGGAGGGTACAATCGTTACATTCAGACAAATGAAGGATTTGGTTAGTGAATTCTACTCTTACAATTAATGTTGTCAAGATTCTTCTTTTGGGTCTTTCTTTTGTTCCCTtgaagccaaaaagaaaaaaaaacttttccataatttttcttaaaaataaaataaaataaaaagaggacgaaaaataggaaaagaaaatggcatTCAGATCATGAATGTCCACTCCCTAAAAAGGGCTTATCAATATGACATTAATATGAGTGGACAATATTCCTGGTCTTTGATCGATCTAAATGGTATTATTAGAGATTCCatgattatatatgaaataagtgCATGTGtatatgtgcatatatatatatatatatatatatatatacagagatTAAAATCTGTCTAAAATATGTTGAACTATACATGCAGCTAATGTGAGTCGTTAAAGTGATCTTATAGATCGAGTACTGATGCTTCTCTAATTTCGTATCTGTTGTTGCAAATAAACAGAATTCATGTACCCAGCAAAATGGGTTGGGGATCAGACACTGTTATATCGAGCACTGGAGAGATTGGAAAGAGAACTTGACACGCCCACGACCATCAACACTGCCAAGTCCAATAATCGGCGGCGGAGTGTTAGTGAACCGGTCGTTGCATTTGGTCCGCCTGGTACAACCGGTGAGCTCAATGTTAGTGTCATTGTGTCGCCAGTTCCTCAAGACTTCTCGTGAGTACTTCTATACATGTctacatatatatgatcatgatttCCTAGTCCTTTTTAGTACAACTTGCTAGTTAATAAGAACTACATTTTCAAATCAAGCCCTAATTAAAGGTTCTAAAGTGACCCCATAATTAATTTGGAACATTTCTTTGTAGAATTGAAGCTTTTGGAGGACCAAAAGAAGTGGGAGAAGCAGTGGTTCGGACCATTACAGGGTCAGGCAGACGCCCTGATGTTATGGGGACATTGATAGAATCAACTTTGAGAGAGGATCCAATAAAGAATGTCAAATACTACGAGCTGGAATTCAGAGTTGAGAGCCCCTCATTTCAGCGGCATAATCTTGCAGTTTGTTGCTCTCGTGGTGGTAGGCTATTCACACTAAATGCTCAGGCACCAGAATCTGCATGGTCAAGGGTGGAATCAGACTTCCACACAATGGC
This genomic interval from Juglans microcarpa x Juglans regia isolate MS1-56 chromosome 4D, Jm3101_v1.0, whole genome shotgun sequence contains the following:
- the LOC121261685 gene encoding psbP domain-containing protein 7, chloroplastic codes for the protein MALQNYHFHAFKKVHFHRVFMTHSSGDQKESVQEVTTRPTGGRSPAEQFAPLAMTFGRRLVVGVGSASLVALGANFGGVTSFLLGLSPETGRNLKLDVVYPIGGYNRYIQTNEGFEFMYPAKWVGDQTLLYRALERLERELDTPTTINTAKSNNRRRSVSEPVVAFGPPGTTGELNVSVIVSPVPQDFSIEAFGGPKEVGEAVVRTITGSGRRPDVMGTLIESTLREDPIKNVKYYELEFRVESPSFQRHNLAVCCSRGGRLFTLNAQAPESAWSRVESDFHTMAHSFSITETAPVAEFN
- the LOC121261683 gene encoding zinc finger protein GAI-ASSOCIATED FACTOR 1-like is translated as MSNTTGGEDGSFTTSGKTGGGEEVQQKRDQQLSADQLNGSSTTKQQQPPSHVKKKRNLPGTPDPTAEVISLSPNTLMATNRFVCEICKKGFQRDQNLQLHRRGHNLPWKLKQRTSNEIRKRVYVCPETSCVHHNPARALGDLTGIKKHFSRKHGEKKWKCEKCSKKYAVQSDWKAHSKTCGTREYKCDCGTIFSRRDSFITHRAFCDALSEENNKVKQGLLSHTRPNLQVQVSELMSSVPMINSINPNPSSTTGTSGFDQSADTKSPLLLPQELMTFPTKPLNMTSTAGSLFSSPRSISSPPAFSLHEPKTSSSSTIFKGNGHQLGGSPHMSATALLQKAAQMGATVSNSGMNSSTLMQNNFVTSMAPASFDQSFVNQFIQKGQQEISSHEFLNANRMLDNLGIMSNMGMLSNLVDQNNPLMKNVKQDMNSNSNTGLHGGNSNAGFGTSTRASVREGNGSRSTGDMMTVDFLGIGGAARHGSFYEQQQEEMAFEDGNIGQRIDQGLSHFHEQRTLMEKTMWEV